The genomic interval AATCATGCTTAGCAAAAATAGCCTTGTAATCTTTAGGTATCAACGTCTCAAAACGAATCCACAAACCATCTTTCGCTTCAGGGTAAAGCTCAAAAAGCTCATACATCGCATCTAACACTTGGGTCGCATTTTCATAGCAGTCGATGTTATGAAAACTGACATATCGATCGCGAATTTCGTCC from Sulfurospirillum multivorans DSM 12446 carries:
- the cowN gene encoding N(2)-fixation sustaining protein CowN, which translates into the protein MDEIRDRYVSFHNIDCYENATQVLDAMYELFELYPEAKDGLWIRFETLIPKDYKAIFAKHDSKDILYHICSHVFYLSALFETYAFEKGIELMEKAEMECC